The Thermocrinis ruber genome has a window encoding:
- the gatB gene encoding Asp-tRNA(Asn)/Glu-tRNA(Gln) amidotransferase subunit GatB, whose translation MEFEPVIGLEIHVQLDTKTKMFCSCPVEFGAEPNSLVCPVCLGLPGSLPVVNKRAVEYAIRAALALNCKVHTFSVFARKNYFYPDLPKGYQISQYEQPLATDGWVEVNGRKIRIRRLHLEEDAGKSIHEGNKTYIDLNRAGTPLIEIVTEPDIDSPELAREFLEALRNILRYAGVSKADMEKGQLRCDINLSLRPKGTNQLGTKVEIKNVNSFRFVQKAIESEIERQVKILSTGGKIVQETRTFDPSTGLTYSMRTKEEAEDYRYFPDPDLLPLVIKEEWIEEIRATMPELPKQRYERFMRDYALSSYEANVLTDLKELGDFFEKALSFYPEDPKLTSNWLLNDFLGQLRDRGLNLEDSPVDPEKFSKLIKLIKEGVLSSKLAKEVLAQMFETGEDPDTIVEKKGLKQITDESSLRAIVQEVLNAHPKEYERLKAGETKLIGFFVGQVMKATKGKANPQLVNKILNEVLSQ comes from the coding sequence ATGGAATTTGAACCGGTTATAGGGCTTGAGATCCACGTACAATTGGACACAAAAACCAAAATGTTCTGCTCGTGCCCTGTGGAGTTTGGGGCAGAGCCCAACAGCCTTGTGTGTCCTGTATGCCTCGGTCTGCCAGGTAGTCTTCCCGTGGTCAATAAAAGGGCTGTTGAGTACGCCATAAGGGCAGCTTTAGCCCTCAATTGCAAGGTGCATACCTTTTCTGTTTTTGCCCGGAAGAACTACTTTTATCCGGACCTGCCAAAGGGATATCAAATATCCCAGTATGAACAGCCCTTGGCTACAGATGGATGGGTGGAGGTCAACGGTAGGAAAATTCGCATAAGGAGACTGCACCTAGAAGAGGATGCGGGCAAAAGCATTCACGAGGGCAACAAAACTTACATAGACCTAAACAGGGCTGGCACACCACTTATAGAGATCGTTACTGAGCCAGACATAGACTCTCCAGAGCTTGCAAGGGAATTTTTGGAGGCTCTCAGGAACATACTCCGGTATGCGGGCGTCTCTAAGGCAGATATGGAAAAGGGACAGCTAAGGTGCGACATAAACCTTTCCCTAAGACCTAAAGGCACAAATCAGCTTGGCACAAAGGTAGAAATAAAGAACGTCAATTCCTTTAGGTTTGTTCAAAAGGCAATAGAGAGTGAGATAGAAAGGCAGGTAAAAATTCTCTCTACTGGTGGAAAAATAGTGCAGGAAACCCGCACCTTTGACCCATCCACCGGGCTCACCTATTCCATGAGAACCAAAGAAGAGGCGGAGGACTACAGATACTTCCCGGACCCGGACCTACTACCCTTGGTAATAAAGGAGGAGTGGATAGAAGAGATCAGGGCAACCATGCCCGAACTTCCCAAACAAAGGTATGAAAGGTTTATGAGGGACTATGCCCTTTCTTCCTATGAGGCAAACGTTCTAACGGACTTAAAAGAGCTTGGAGACTTCTTTGAGAAAGCCCTCAGCTTTTACCCTGAAGACCCAAAGCTAACATCCAACTGGCTCTTGAACGACTTTTTGGGACAACTAAGAGACCGTGGGCTGAACCTTGAGGACTCGCCCGTAGACCCAGAAAAGTTTTCCAAATTAATAAAACTCATAAAGGAGGGTGTGCTCTCTTCCAAGCTTGCCAAAGAAGTGCTTGCCCAGATGTTTGAAACTGGAGAGGACCCAGATACGATCGTGGAAAAGAAGGGTCTCAAGCAAATAACCGATGAAAGTTCTCTTAGGGCAATAGTACAAGAGGTCTTAAACGCCCATCCAAAGGAGTACGAAAGGCTCAAAGCAGGAGAAACAAAGCTTATAGGCTTTTTTGTAGGACAGGTGATGAAGGCTACAAAAGGAAAGGCAAACCCTCAACTGGTAAATAAAATCCTCAACGAGGTGCTGTCTCAATGA
- the guaA gene encoding glutamine-hydrolyzing GMP synthase — MLRPVLVLNFGSQYVQLIARRIRELGVYSQIVPFYEKVEKLLEKKPYAIILSGGPASVYMPKAPLPDERLYELNIPILGICYGLQAITFQLGGVVEKAQRQEYGRAKLQVLKEDPFFEGLPTGFDVWMSHADKVSRLPPDFEVLASSENSPYAVIRHREKPIYGVQFHPEVAHTQYGKEMLANFLFRVAKAEKNWQMEDFIERSIEEIRQKVGNKKVICALSGGVDSTVAFALTYRAIGNNLLGIFVDHGLLRKGEAQEVEGYFRAMNFPFKKVDASRLFLERLEGVEDPEEKRRIIGHTFIEVFERESRDFGAELLLQGTLYPDVVESAGIEGAQVIKTHHNVGGLPERMSLELLEPLRELFKDEVREIGKLLGVPEGILRRHPFPGPGLAIRILGEVKEEDLNILREADAIFIEELKKWGLYDKVWQAFAVLLPVKSVGVMGDVRTYERVVGLRAVDSVDGMTADWSKLPYEFLDHVMRRIINEVKGVNRVVYDISSKPPATIEWE; from the coding sequence ATGCTGAGACCTGTTTTAGTCCTTAACTTTGGTTCCCAGTATGTCCAGCTGATCGCCAGAAGGATAAGGGAGTTAGGAGTTTACAGTCAAATTGTGCCCTTTTATGAGAAGGTAGAAAAACTCCTTGAAAAGAAGCCCTACGCCATTATTCTGTCCGGAGGACCTGCCAGCGTCTATATGCCAAAGGCTCCACTGCCCGACGAAAGACTGTATGAGTTAAACATACCCATCCTTGGCATATGCTATGGACTTCAGGCGATAACCTTTCAGTTGGGTGGTGTTGTGGAAAAGGCACAAAGGCAAGAGTATGGCAGGGCAAAGCTACAGGTTCTGAAGGAAGACCCATTCTTTGAAGGACTACCAACGGGCTTTGATGTGTGGATGAGCCATGCGGACAAGGTCTCCAGACTGCCACCGGACTTTGAAGTTTTGGCAAGCTCGGAAAACTCTCCTTACGCGGTAATCCGGCACAGAGAAAAGCCCATTTATGGCGTTCAGTTCCATCCAGAGGTTGCCCACACCCAGTATGGAAAGGAGATGCTTGCCAACTTTCTCTTCAGGGTGGCAAAGGCAGAAAAGAACTGGCAGATGGAGGACTTTATTGAAAGGAGCATAGAGGAGATAAGGCAAAAGGTAGGAAACAAAAAGGTTATATGTGCCCTCTCTGGCGGTGTGGATTCTACGGTAGCCTTTGCCCTAACTTACAGAGCTATAGGAAACAACCTTTTGGGAATATTTGTGGATCATGGACTTTTAAGAAAGGGCGAAGCCCAAGAGGTGGAGGGCTACTTTAGGGCAATGAACTTTCCCTTCAAGAAGGTGGATGCAAGCCGATTGTTTTTGGAGAGATTGGAAGGTGTGGAAGACCCAGAAGAAAAGAGAAGGATAATAGGCCATACCTTTATTGAGGTCTTTGAAAGGGAGTCAAGGGACTTTGGGGCAGAGCTTTTGCTTCAGGGAACCCTCTATCCCGATGTGGTGGAGAGTGCAGGCATAGAGGGAGCCCAAGTAATTAAGACCCATCACAACGTGGGAGGACTACCAGAGAGGATGTCTTTGGAGCTTTTGGAGCCCTTGAGGGAGCTGTTCAAAGACGAGGTTAGAGAAATAGGGAAGCTTCTGGGGGTTCCCGAGGGCATACTTCGGAGGCATCCGTTCCCTGGTCCCGGTCTTGCCATCAGGATCTTGGGAGAGGTAAAGGAAGAAGACCTAAACATACTCCGGGAGGCGGACGCCATATTCATAGAGGAGCTAAAAAAGTGGGGACTATATGACAAGGTCTGGCAAGCCTTTGCGGTACTGTTGCCAGTAAAGAGCGTGGGGGTGATGGGGGATGTTAGGACCTACGAGAGGGTAGTGGGTCTGAGGGCTGTGGATAGTGTGGATGGCATGACCGCGGACTGGTCTAAACTGCCCTACGAGTTTTTGGACCATGTGATGCGTAGGATCATAAACGAGGTTAAGGGTGTAAATAGAGTAGTGTACGATATATCCTCTAAGCCACCTGCCACCATAGAGTGGGAATGA
- a CDS encoding diacylglycerol/polyprenol kinase family protein, which translates to MNVELRRKLFHVFSILLWLLPLVLLPKPLLLLLCLLVILLNLSLVFKLGRDRLKSIYDLIYYFEREKNLEKPSIQALWLNLGVFLSFIFFPKECSAVGVVITAVGDGFAGMVGYHFGKTKIGNKSLEGALAFFVSTSLVLFPFLGPKAFLVALAGTLVELFSKRVDDNFLLPLVGSLVACL; encoded by the coding sequence ATGAACGTAGAACTAAGAAGAAAGCTATTTCATGTATTTTCCATCCTCCTGTGGCTTTTGCCACTTGTTTTACTTCCAAAGCCTTTGCTTTTACTATTGTGCCTTTTAGTGATCCTTTTAAATCTTTCGCTGGTTTTTAAGTTAGGCAGAGACCGACTAAAGTCCATATACGATCTAATTTATTACTTTGAGAGGGAAAAGAACCTTGAAAAGCCATCCATTCAAGCCCTCTGGCTAAACTTGGGCGTATTTTTGAGCTTTATTTTCTTCCCAAAAGAATGCAGTGCGGTGGGCGTGGTAATTACCGCAGTGGGAGACGGCTTTGCGGGTATGGTGGGCTACCACTTTGGAAAAACGAAGATAGGAAACAAGAGCCTAGAGGGTGCTTTGGCTTTCTTTGTTAGCACAAGCTTGGTTCTTTTTCCCTTCCTTGGTCCAAAGGCTTTCTTGGTAGCCCTTGCGGGCACATTGGTAGAACTTTTTTCCAAAAGGGTTGATGATAACTTCTTGCTTCCCTTGGTGGGTAGCTTGGTTGCCTGTCTTTAA